One genomic window of Misgurnus anguillicaudatus chromosome 12, ASM2758022v2, whole genome shotgun sequence includes the following:
- the LOC129446375 gene encoding ankyrin repeat and LEM domain-containing protein 2: MEEVLMRLQTLTSDQLREQITNAGLKCGPITATTRSIFEKKLARALLENQTDGSDSVSHNKSDGVVEELHPPINEQEMNHEDPITNSPEISSEHPSVYYGVCPQPDDPSVKDDSVHVYVDKTKALKALMKLKGARFKAFSSRELAENFSKGLCEDGGSPHKLSPEKLKASSVTESLISVDVEKANEFKSPRTQDLTAKLRRAVETGDQESFNKLVWENPRYLIGSGDNPTIVQEGCRYNVLHVAAKENQSEMSRLILETLQNPQFMRLMFPNDDELMLAQRITYILDLYLNTPDKASNETPLHFACKFGCPDVVNVLCSHPFTDKNCRNKYGQKPSSVICERRNKSKEVKQKIVAYLEDRFYVPLLRATDNTLHPVIGEPWCPGSSETPGMTEGPKNPMMAIKAFVGPLNSSKAEEFHRLWKTPPRDRAGYFHHILKSDWDQGAERVGRELAHELGFPWAEYWEFLNCFIDLSTQDGLGMLEEYLSGCKKGKESNSFHGGSNETSTLICEKFQNDSFRTQENSCKDDDDDGQRFPVCDLMQEFEKVSVQKESADEESWDKCRSVQTEDDSSEDYFTADEDDDNLDGRCSPVLISSSRRHIELETSSSSGSSFKSTHSTSDLLPHTQDSFILGKSPTKLDNEVLKALNDVEVDHHSYPNIIKWKNKVLSYPPSQRQSWPAASQMTRDSEGSAVGRFDWLTASPMIRSPSHFNPEQFMFSSPIKSYSRL, translated from the exons ATGGAGGAGGTACTGATGCGTCTGCAGACactgacctcagatcagctGAGGGAACAGATCACAAATGCTGGACTCAAGTGTGGACCCATAACAGCCACCACCAGGAGCATCTTTGAGAAGAAATTAGCTCGAGCTCtcctggagaaccaaacagatGGAAGTGATTCAGTGAGTCATAATAAATCAGATGGCGTAGTGGAGGAGCTTCATCCGCCAATAAACGAACAGGAAATGAATCATGAAGATCCAATCACAAATAGTCCAGAGATTTCCTCAGAACATCCTTCAGTTTATTACGGAGTGTGTCCTCAACCAGACGACCCATCTGTTAAAGACG ATTCAGTGCACGTGTATGTGGATAAGACCAAAGCATTAAAGGCTTTGATGAAGCTGAAAGGTGCTCGATTCAAAGCCTTCAGCAGCAGAGAGTTGGCTGAAAACTTCTCTAAAGGTTTATGTGAGGATGGTGGATCACCTCATAAACTCTCACCAGAAAAACTCAAAGCATCATCTGTCACAG AGAGTTTAATAAGTGTGGATGTGGAGAAAGCCAATGAATTTAAAAGTCCACGAACACAAGATCTGACAGCAAAACTCCGCAGAGCTGTGGAGACCGGAGATCAAGAGTCTTTTAATAAACTTGTTTGGGAAAATCCAAGATATCTCATTGGATCCGGTGACAATCCAACTATTGTACAG GAGGGATGCAGGTACAATGTTTTACATGTAGCAGCAAAAGAGAATCAGTCAGAAATGAGTCGACTCATCCTGGAGACTCTTCAGAATCCACAATTCATGCGTCTGATGTTCCCCAATGATGATGAACTCATGCTGGCCCAGAGAATCACATATATACTTGATCTTTATCTCAACACGCCTGATAAAGCA AGCAACGAGACGCCGCTACACTTTGCGTGTAAGTTCGGCTGTCCGGACGTGGTGAACGTTCTGTGTTCGCATCCGTTTACTGATAAAAACTGCAGGAACAAATATGGCCAGAAACCATCGAGT GTCATCTGTGAGCGGAGAAACAAAAGTAAAGAGGTGAAGCAGAAGATCGTTGCGTATTTGGAAG ATAGATTTTATGTGCCGTTACTGAGAGCCACCGACAACACGCTGCATCCGGTGATCGGAGAGCCCTGGTGTCCGGGATCATCAGAGACCCCTGGGATGACAGAAGGTCCTAAAAACCCAATGATGGCCATTAAGGCATTTGTTGGCCCTTTAAACTCATCAAAG GCAGAAGAGTTTCACAGATTGTGGAAAACACCGCCGCGGGACCGAGCCGGATATTTCCatcacattttgaaatctgATTGGGATCAAGGTGCAGAGAGAGTGGGCAG AGAGCTGGCACATGAACTGGGATTCCCCTGGGCTGAATACTGGGAATTTCTAAACTGCTTCATAGATTTATCCACCCAAGATGGTTTGGGAATGTTGGAGGAGTATTTGAGCGGTTGTAAGAAGGGAAAAGAGTCAAACTCTTTTCATGGAGGATCCAATGAAACGTCTACTTTAATCTGTGAGAAGTTTCAGAATGATTCTTTTAGGACGCAGGAGAACTCGTgtaaagatgatgatgatgatggtcaGCGGTTCCCAGTCTGTGACCTGATGCAGGAGTTTGAGAAGGTTTCTGTTCAGAAGGAGTCAGCTGATGAAGAGTCTTGGGATAAATGTAGAAGTGTGCAGACTGAAGATGATAGCTCAGAGGATTATTTCACAgcagatgaagatgatgataaCCTCGATGGACGATGTTCACCAGTACTCATCTCCTCCAGCAGAAGACACATTGAACTGGAGACCAGTAGCTCTTCTGGTTCCTCCTTTAAATCAACACACAGCACGTCTGATCTGCTGCCTCATACACAAGACAGTTTTATATTAGGTAA ATCACCAACAAAGCTTGACAATGAGGTCCTTAAAGCATTAAATGATGTGGAAGTTGACCATCACTCGTATCCCAATATCATAAAATGGAAGAATAAGGTTTTGTCTTATCCTCCATCACAAAGACAAAG TTGGCCGGCAGCTTCACAGATGACCAGAGACTCTGAGGGTTCAGCGGTCGGTAGATTCGACTGGTTAACCGCCTCACCCATGATCAGAAGCCCAAGTCACTTTAACCCTGAGCAGTTTATGTTCAGCTCTCCGATTAAGTCATACAGCCGTCTGTAA
- the LOC129446374 gene encoding protein FAM222A isoform X1 encodes MLACLQHQKSPVHHLPDITKILDTSVHHQSELRYPSVAELDAYAHRTADSPLSIKIFPTNIRVPQHKQINRTVNGLDTDGQRFGLSSHPFSAGHRGLLAIVKTPAANGGLKTSEGKRGKLSPFLMAVAPYVPPSNIHRLKSYDVEVPGALNAAMSDQSIVRHKSRPSNCSPAFLAATAASCSDSGFTASGSARVYARAVLPTQSADGHVEGLDYWQHRTQHRYTHSTYGVSSPEVCVPIGCAQLSYRPLSFSVTSGVPEKIPSSTLNSTMAPPWNAVLATPDTESYSQQEQTTGSSMDLHPHIHRRPQPYLTERSVCRKFPDKSSCQVSLLSSSLKSLECLISEIHPPCIKEQMLGRGYDTTTGVTRLLDHQDAHIHLPVLR; translated from the exons ATGCTGGCGTGTCTGCAGCATCAGAAGTCACCCGTCCACCACCTGCCGGACATCACAAAGATCCTGGACACATCTGTCCATCACCAGA GTGAGCTCCGGTACCCGTCTGTAGCCGAGCTGGACGCCTATGCTCACAGGACGGCCGACAGCCCGCTATCCATCAAGATCTTCCCGACAAACATCAGAGTCCCACAGCACAAACAAATCAACAGAACCGTCAACGGTTTGGATACGGACGGTCAGCGGTTCGGCTTGTCCTCTCACCCGTTCTCCGCTGGGCATCGAGGCTTGTTGGCTATTGTAAAAACTCCTGCAGCTAATGGTGGGTTAAAAACATCTGAGGGTAAAAGAGGAAAACTGTCTCCCTTCCTAATGGCTGTCGCCCCTTACGTGCCACCCAGCAACATACACAGGCTCAAGTCGTATGATGTAGAGGTACCCGGCGCTCTCAATGCGGCGATGTCCGACCAAAGCATCGTTCGGCATAAGAGCCGTCCGTCTAACTGCAGTCCTGCTTTCCTGGCGGCCACCGCCGCGTCCTGCTCAGATTCTGGGTTTACGGCGTCTGGTTCAGCTCGGGTGTACGCCAGAGCCGTCCTTCCCACTCAGAGCGCAGACGGGCACGTGGAGGGTTTGGATTATTGGCAGCACAGAACGCAGCATCGCTACACGCACAGCACCTACGGCGTAAGCTCTCCGGAGGTCTGTGTCCCCATCGGATGCGCTCAACTTTCCTACAGACCTCTTAGCTTTAGTGTGACATCTGGCGTGCCGGAGAAAATCCCATCTTCCACGCTGAACTCAACCATGGCACCTCCTTGGAACGCCGTTCTAGCCACACCAGATACCGAGTCCTACAGTCAGCAAGAGCAAACCACCGGTTCATCCATGGACCTCCATCCTCACATCCACCGGCGTCCTCAACCGTACCTGACGGAGCGGAGCGTGTGCCGTAAGTTTCCTGATAAGAGCTCGTGTCAGGTGTCTCTCCTGAGCAGCAGTCTGAAATCTCTGGAGTGTCTCATCAGTGAGATTCATCCACCCTGTATAAAGGAGCAAATGCTGGGCCGAGGGTACGACACCACCACCGGTGTCACTCGACTTCTGGATCATCAGGACGCACACATTCATCTGCCCGTGTTGAGATAG
- the LOC129446374 gene encoding protein FAM222A isoform X2, protein MESTGPGELRYPSVAELDAYAHRTADSPLSIKIFPTNIRVPQHKQINRTVNGLDTDGQRFGLSSHPFSAGHRGLLAIVKTPAANGGLKTSEGKRGKLSPFLMAVAPYVPPSNIHRLKSYDVEVPGALNAAMSDQSIVRHKSRPSNCSPAFLAATAASCSDSGFTASGSARVYARAVLPTQSADGHVEGLDYWQHRTQHRYTHSTYGVSSPEVCVPIGCAQLSYRPLSFSVTSGVPEKIPSSTLNSTMAPPWNAVLATPDTESYSQQEQTTGSSMDLHPHIHRRPQPYLTERSVCRKFPDKSSCQVSLLSSSLKSLECLISEIHPPCIKEQMLGRGYDTTTGVTRLLDHQDAHIHLPVLR, encoded by the exons ATGGAGAGCACTGGTCCAG GTGAGCTCCGGTACCCGTCTGTAGCCGAGCTGGACGCCTATGCTCACAGGACGGCCGACAGCCCGCTATCCATCAAGATCTTCCCGACAAACATCAGAGTCCCACAGCACAAACAAATCAACAGAACCGTCAACGGTTTGGATACGGACGGTCAGCGGTTCGGCTTGTCCTCTCACCCGTTCTCCGCTGGGCATCGAGGCTTGTTGGCTATTGTAAAAACTCCTGCAGCTAATGGTGGGTTAAAAACATCTGAGGGTAAAAGAGGAAAACTGTCTCCCTTCCTAATGGCTGTCGCCCCTTACGTGCCACCCAGCAACATACACAGGCTCAAGTCGTATGATGTAGAGGTACCCGGCGCTCTCAATGCGGCGATGTCCGACCAAAGCATCGTTCGGCATAAGAGCCGTCCGTCTAACTGCAGTCCTGCTTTCCTGGCGGCCACCGCCGCGTCCTGCTCAGATTCTGGGTTTACGGCGTCTGGTTCAGCTCGGGTGTACGCCAGAGCCGTCCTTCCCACTCAGAGCGCAGACGGGCACGTGGAGGGTTTGGATTATTGGCAGCACAGAACGCAGCATCGCTACACGCACAGCACCTACGGCGTAAGCTCTCCGGAGGTCTGTGTCCCCATCGGATGCGCTCAACTTTCCTACAGACCTCTTAGCTTTAGTGTGACATCTGGCGTGCCGGAGAAAATCCCATCTTCCACGCTGAACTCAACCATGGCACCTCCTTGGAACGCCGTTCTAGCCACACCAGATACCGAGTCCTACAGTCAGCAAGAGCAAACCACCGGTTCATCCATGGACCTCCATCCTCACATCCACCGGCGTCCTCAACCGTACCTGACGGAGCGGAGCGTGTGCCGTAAGTTTCCTGATAAGAGCTCGTGTCAGGTGTCTCTCCTGAGCAGCAGTCTGAAATCTCTGGAGTGTCTCATCAGTGAGATTCATCCACCCTGTATAAAGGAGCAAATGCTGGGCCGAGGGTACGACACCACCACCGGTGTCACTCGACTTCTGGATCATCAGGACGCACACATTCATCTGCCCGTGTTGAGATAG
- the dact3a gene encoding dapper homolog 3 isoform X2 has translation MYRLLSLERGRRKRRLELSLAGLCELEMLKQRHETLISRALALHAPDSLNRALEDCSPRRPSDTSWSLMNLLQHQVGELRVDTEVNSVESSADTEDHRSVLCEQIDGQSSVSLLDSSGLSEISSWAAHPVHLTERSKSVSDVFGVGREGNSGVRAVFPRSLSSPHPTLEGITEGIGEDELWTWRSSETTEEELTSEDYRQTQHLETYILSLIQRRTLPLRPNKPRTSLGPEARGVVRQSSLSRKESPYSPERRKTSPSPDRQAWTRHGLDEERYGRSPAEEQHVRYSKPALAGIRSTSLDFPCRVLDPSSSETESPQHFQGYPSPRSPSSDEQLVNGQYIPAQSCHAQARAASPRAHVTPKSTRGTYSPERVPGKTRATPKKCRFTEEKVTSKKPSRKACRSQSENSLLGQRVSERKYNTVERDAGRSSQPKTRRAQGSSGHRRWRSTLELSQDEAEPPPEQPIRRSRKPRPAPSPCVSQHHHPPHLRAEYSQRIPLCLPEEGYSHPVAGESESSLSEAESPGSSSLSSDSDESGGLVWPQQLPPQLSPPSPPPAAGTSMQPKAFVKIKASHALKKKILRFRTGSLKVMTTV, from the exons ATGTACCGTCTGTTGTCGCTGGAGCGCGGGCGTCGGAAGCGAAGGCTCGAGCTCAGTCTGGCGGGACTCTGTGAGCTCGAGATGCTCAAGCAGCGGCACGAGACTCTCATCAGCCGCGCGCTCGCGCTGCACGCACCCGACAGTCTGAACCGGGCGCTCGAGGACTGCAGCCCGCGACGCCCGTCG GACACCTCATGGAGTCTGATGAATCTTCTACAGCATCAGGTTGGAGAGTTGAGGGTGGATACAGAAGTTAATTCAGTGGAGTCATCTGCTGATACTGAAGACCACAGATCAG tatTGTGTGAACAGATTGATGGTCAGTCTTCAGTCAGTCTGTTGGACTCTTCTGGTCTCAGTGAGATCTCATCATGGGCCGCTCACCCTGTTCATCTTACAGAGAGATCCAAGTCTGTTA gTGACGTATTTGGTGTCGGTCGTGAAGGGAACAGTGGGGTACGAGCTGTGTTCCCCCGCTCTCTCTCATCACCTCACCCCACACTAGAGGGCATCACAGAGGGCATCGGGGAGGACGAGCTGTGGACCTGGAGGTCCAGTGAGACCACAGAAGAGGAACTCACATCAGAAGACTACAGACAGACCCAACATCTGGAAACGTACATCCTCAGTCTGATCCAGCGCCGTACACTACCTCTCAGACCCAATAAGCCCCGCACCAGCCTGGGACCTGAGGCCAGAGGAGTGGTCAGACAGAGCAGTCTGTCCCGTAAAGAGTCGCCCTACAGCCCCGAGCGGCGCAAGACCTCTCCCAGCCCGGATAGACAAGCGTGGACGCGTCACGGCCTGGACGAGGAGCGCTACGGACGGTCGCCTGCCGAGGAGCAACATGTGCGTTACTCCAAACCTGCGCTCGCTGGCATTCGATCTACTTCACTGGATTTTCCTTGCAGAGTTTTGGACCCTAGCAGCAGTGAAACCGAATCACCGCAACACTTCCAGGGTTACCCGTCGCCTCGCTCGCCCTCCTCAGATGAGCAGCTGGTAAACGGACAGTACATCCCAGCACAATCGTGCCACGCTCAAGCGAGAGCCGCTTCTCCCCGGGCGCATGTCACCCCTAAATCTACCCGTGGCACATACTCCCCCGAGAGGGTCCCCGGAAAGACGAGGGCCACGCCGAAGAAGTGTCGCTTCACAGAGGAAAAGGTCACGTCGAAGAAGCCGAGCCGAAAGGCCTGCCGCTCTCAGTCAGAGAACAGTTTACTGGGCCAGCGGGTTTCAGAGCGAAAATATAACACGGTGGAGCGGGATGCAGGCCGAAGCTCTCAGCCCAAAACGCGCCGCGCACAAGGCTCTTCCGGTCACCGCCGGTGGCGTTCCACGCTGGAACTGAGTCAGGATGAAGCCGAACCTCCCCCCGAACAACCGATCAGGCGCTCCCGCAAACCCAGACCCGCCCCGTCTCCCTGCGTCTCACAGCACCATCATCCGCCTCACCTCCGCGCCGAATACTCTCAGCGCATCCCTCTGTGTCTCCCGGAGGAGGGATACTCTCACCCCGTCGCAGGAGAGTCCGAGTCCAGTCTGAGTGAGGCGGAGTCGCCCGGGTCCAGTTCACTCTCCAGTGATTCGGATGAGAGCGGAGGTTTAGTTTGGCCACAGCAGCTCCCACCTCAGCTGTCACCTCCCTCTCCTCCACCCGCCGCTGGAACATCAATGCAACCCAAAGCCTTTGTTAAGATCAAAGCATCACACGCACTCAAGAAAAAAATCCTGCGATTCAGAACCGGATCTCTCAAAGTTATGACCACAGTATGA
- the dact3a gene encoding dapper homolog 3 isoform X1: protein MYRLLSLERGRRKRRLELSLAGLCELEMLKQRHETLISRALALHAPDSLNRALEDCSPRRPSQDTSWSLMNLLQHQVGELRVDTEVNSVESSADTEDHRSVLCEQIDGQSSVSLLDSSGLSEISSWAAHPVHLTERSKSVSDVFGVGREGNSGVRAVFPRSLSSPHPTLEGITEGIGEDELWTWRSSETTEEELTSEDYRQTQHLETYILSLIQRRTLPLRPNKPRTSLGPEARGVVRQSSLSRKESPYSPERRKTSPSPDRQAWTRHGLDEERYGRSPAEEQHVRYSKPALAGIRSTSLDFPCRVLDPSSSETESPQHFQGYPSPRSPSSDEQLVNGQYIPAQSCHAQARAASPRAHVTPKSTRGTYSPERVPGKTRATPKKCRFTEEKVTSKKPSRKACRSQSENSLLGQRVSERKYNTVERDAGRSSQPKTRRAQGSSGHRRWRSTLELSQDEAEPPPEQPIRRSRKPRPAPSPCVSQHHHPPHLRAEYSQRIPLCLPEEGYSHPVAGESESSLSEAESPGSSSLSSDSDESGGLVWPQQLPPQLSPPSPPPAAGTSMQPKAFVKIKASHALKKKILRFRTGSLKVMTTV, encoded by the exons ATGTACCGTCTGTTGTCGCTGGAGCGCGGGCGTCGGAAGCGAAGGCTCGAGCTCAGTCTGGCGGGACTCTGTGAGCTCGAGATGCTCAAGCAGCGGCACGAGACTCTCATCAGCCGCGCGCTCGCGCTGCACGCACCCGACAGTCTGAACCGGGCGCTCGAGGACTGCAGCCCGCGACGCCCGTCG cagGACACCTCATGGAGTCTGATGAATCTTCTACAGCATCAGGTTGGAGAGTTGAGGGTGGATACAGAAGTTAATTCAGTGGAGTCATCTGCTGATACTGAAGACCACAGATCAG tatTGTGTGAACAGATTGATGGTCAGTCTTCAGTCAGTCTGTTGGACTCTTCTGGTCTCAGTGAGATCTCATCATGGGCCGCTCACCCTGTTCATCTTACAGAGAGATCCAAGTCTGTTA gTGACGTATTTGGTGTCGGTCGTGAAGGGAACAGTGGGGTACGAGCTGTGTTCCCCCGCTCTCTCTCATCACCTCACCCCACACTAGAGGGCATCACAGAGGGCATCGGGGAGGACGAGCTGTGGACCTGGAGGTCCAGTGAGACCACAGAAGAGGAACTCACATCAGAAGACTACAGACAGACCCAACATCTGGAAACGTACATCCTCAGTCTGATCCAGCGCCGTACACTACCTCTCAGACCCAATAAGCCCCGCACCAGCCTGGGACCTGAGGCCAGAGGAGTGGTCAGACAGAGCAGTCTGTCCCGTAAAGAGTCGCCCTACAGCCCCGAGCGGCGCAAGACCTCTCCCAGCCCGGATAGACAAGCGTGGACGCGTCACGGCCTGGACGAGGAGCGCTACGGACGGTCGCCTGCCGAGGAGCAACATGTGCGTTACTCCAAACCTGCGCTCGCTGGCATTCGATCTACTTCACTGGATTTTCCTTGCAGAGTTTTGGACCCTAGCAGCAGTGAAACCGAATCACCGCAACACTTCCAGGGTTACCCGTCGCCTCGCTCGCCCTCCTCAGATGAGCAGCTGGTAAACGGACAGTACATCCCAGCACAATCGTGCCACGCTCAAGCGAGAGCCGCTTCTCCCCGGGCGCATGTCACCCCTAAATCTACCCGTGGCACATACTCCCCCGAGAGGGTCCCCGGAAAGACGAGGGCCACGCCGAAGAAGTGTCGCTTCACAGAGGAAAAGGTCACGTCGAAGAAGCCGAGCCGAAAGGCCTGCCGCTCTCAGTCAGAGAACAGTTTACTGGGCCAGCGGGTTTCAGAGCGAAAATATAACACGGTGGAGCGGGATGCAGGCCGAAGCTCTCAGCCCAAAACGCGCCGCGCACAAGGCTCTTCCGGTCACCGCCGGTGGCGTTCCACGCTGGAACTGAGTCAGGATGAAGCCGAACCTCCCCCCGAACAACCGATCAGGCGCTCCCGCAAACCCAGACCCGCCCCGTCTCCCTGCGTCTCACAGCACCATCATCCGCCTCACCTCCGCGCCGAATACTCTCAGCGCATCCCTCTGTGTCTCCCGGAGGAGGGATACTCTCACCCCGTCGCAGGAGAGTCCGAGTCCAGTCTGAGTGAGGCGGAGTCGCCCGGGTCCAGTTCACTCTCCAGTGATTCGGATGAGAGCGGAGGTTTAGTTTGGCCACAGCAGCTCCCACCTCAGCTGTCACCTCCCTCTCCTCCACCCGCCGCTGGAACATCAATGCAACCCAAAGCCTTTGTTAAGATCAAAGCATCACACGCACTCAAGAAAAAAATCCTGCGATTCAGAACCGGATCTCTCAAAGTTATGACCACAGTATGA